A stretch of DNA from Deltaproteobacteria bacterium:
CGGGTTTCTTATCTATATTCCTTTTCTGGTGTTGGACATGGTTGTGGCTTCCGTTCTGTTGAGCATGGGAATGATGATGCTGCCGCCTGTCATGATCTCGTTGCCGTTCAAGCTACTTTTGTTCGTACTGGTGGACGGCTGGAATCTGTTGGTGGGTTCTTTGGTGAAAAGCTTTATGTAAAGGTGGCGATATCATGACCCCGGAGTTTATTGTCGGATTTGCGAGTGAGACGATTAAGGTCGTGCTTTTGGTTTCCGCGCCGATGTTAGGGCTCGGCTTGGCCGTCGGTCTTATCATAAGTATTTTTCAGTCGGTTACGCAGATACAGGAAATGACACTGACGTTCGTTCCGAAAATCGTGGTGGTGATGTTGGCGCTGCTGTTTTTTGCACCATGGATGATGGAAACACTCTTGGATTTCACTAGAAAAATACTTCAAGGGTTTCCCATGTACGTGAGATGATCATGGACTTTCTATTGATACCTGCGGCGG
This window harbors:
- the fliQ gene encoding flagellar biosynthesis protein FliQ: MTPEFIVGFASETIKVVLLVSAPMLGLGLAVGLIISIFQSVTQIQEMTLTFVPKIVVVMLALLFFAPWMMETLLDFTRKILQGFPMYVR
- a CDS encoding flagellar biosynthetic protein FliP, which translates into the protein GFLIYIPFLVLDMVVASVLLSMGMMMLPPVMISLPFKLLLFVLVDGWNLLVGSLVKSFM